In the genome of Tripterygium wilfordii isolate XIE 37 chromosome 19, ASM1340144v1, whole genome shotgun sequence, one region contains:
- the LOC119985511 gene encoding uncharacterized protein LOC119985511: MPVEVLNVDDLATDWREPIMEYLTPNFKTPRNVRVKHRSTETNYFMKWVEADQAEVSNKVIISMLEKMMDDNPRVWQKIPPKVVWAYRMTKQSSTGTSPFYLTYGHDAMLPMEIAILSLRVARHNSFTVEDYSEAMVMKLE; this comes from the exons ATGCCAGTAGAAGTATTGAATGTAGACGATCTAGCAACTGACTGGAGGGAACCGATTATGGAGTACTTGACCCCCAACTTCAAGACGCCTAGAAACGTTAGAGT AAAGCACAGAAGTACTGAGACAA ATTATTTCATGAAATGGGTTGAGGCTGATCAGGCCGAGGTAAGTAACAAGGTCATCATCAGCATGTTGGAGAAGATGATGGACGATAATCCTAGAGTCTGGCAGAAAATTCCCCCAAAAGTCGTGTGGGCATATAGAATGACAAAACAGTCAAGTACTGGCACAAGTCCATTTTATTTGACTTATGGACATGATGCTATGCTTCCAATGGAGATTGCCATTCTTTCTCTAAGGGTGGCAAGACATAACAGCTTCACCGTAGAGGATTATTCAGAGGCAATGGTGATGAAATTGGAATAG